The segment CAGGCCATAGACACAGgggaaagagaaaaaacactgACCAGCACCAAATGTTCAAATTCGCTGCTCAAAACTATACAGCAATCCAGGTGCCGAGCGTGGGGCGCCGGGCGCCAatgctgcggtgtcttcagtGCCTAGTTTATGCAAAAAGACACGAGAGAATAATGTCCTTTCACTCTCCATGGAAATGAGACGTTTTCCTCAACGACTTTACACAATTTTCTTGACAGCACACCATGATGTACcaatgtagatcactgaccacaaatatttgcaactaaTTAGAAACGCCTTAGGTGAGTTTAAAGGTCATAGACAAAGAAACTGCATATAGTCGCTAGTTTAATGCGTTACAGCGGCAAAGTATTTCGTTAGAATTTCAGtatttactttctgcttaattgTAAACATTAATGAAGAATGTAGTACAACGTTATATCATGCAGCCATGTCAGGGAAATTGCATAGTTCGTCGAGGAAGACATTCAGTTCCAtaaaagtgaaaaggaaaacaactttcttgtgtctttgtgcacaaactAGGCATAGGTACACCATAGCAAGGCGTGCTACGTCTAGATTGGTGTATAAGGTCATTACTGCAATTTGTATGGCTTCTAATTAAAGATGTTTCCTGATTAAAGATGAATAATGTTTACCTCATCAAGCTGTTGGAGAAGAAAGAAATTATGCAATGGCTGTGGTTTGTCACCAGCAGTAGCTGCAGCACCTACAGTAGCACCTGCTGTTGACTGTTGACTATCTCCAATCTGACTATCAACCCATCCTTGAGGAGGTTGCACATCGCGTTGCATTTTCACAGAAGGCTTTGCTAAGGTTTGAGGCACCCCTACTGGAATGGCCGATCCGAGTTGCTGACCTAACGCTGCTACGGATGGTCCTGTGTTGCTGCTTAGAGGCATCTGAGTTTTGCAGCGTAGGCATTGTAGCGATGTGTTGTGGTCGCCACACTGGGGGCAAAACCATGCCTCGAGTCGGACAGAGTTGTTGTTGCCAGCTGGGGTAGTCAGCCTTATGTTAGTGGCGAGTTGCTGTACTCGTCCCGGGCCGGTGGCAGAGAGTTGTGGGCGCGGAGAAACCTGCGGGGGTTTGTAAACGTCAGCAGAAGGTGTTGATACTGACCCTGACTGTGCCTCTAAGGGGGTGCTATCTGCAGGGCTATGCCTCTGTTCAGCATGTTGAGACTTTGAAGCAAAGTTAGGCTTCTGAGGCACCGGTGGAGATGTGGATCTACGTCTCGTAGGAGTAGGCACTGCTTGGGTCTTTTGAACAGTCTGGCGGGACACCTCGTCCAGGTTTACCGCAGCACCAACTGTCTTAACCGGGGTAGTTGGAATGACGTCTTGAGCGACCGATCTAGGCGAGGGTTTGACGTGGGATTCTTTACTGGCCACTGGGTCCTTCCTCACCACCTCGACCTCTTCTGTGCTGCTACTCAAGCCCAACCCCTTCATGGATTCCTCCAACTCTTTCTGCTTCTTCAGAAGCAATGTGTGTTCTGCCAGCAGGTGTCTCTCCTCAGCCTTCAGCGAGCCCTCTACCGCCAAGCCTTCCGTGGTGATGGCAGATCGGAGTCCGCGGATCTTCTGGAGGACTGCAATGTCCCTCTTCACCACATTTTCCAACAGGGCTGTGACATTGTTAGTGTTTGCTGGGAGGGAGTAAAAAGGCTCCGGGTTGGAAGAAGGCGCTGTCTTGGTCTTGATGGGCATCGTATCTGATTGTGTCCTGGTGATTTCCCTGGCTTGGACCTTGAGATCAGCATAGGCTGGCTTTGCTTGCCCATTGAACACATCGTCATCAAATTTGGAGCCCTCGACTGGACTCAAATTTGGCTGTGATGactgcaaacaaataaaaaagaaaacaactctCATAATTAACCTTTTGAAGGACAGTACTTgactatttttttatatatttttatgtatggcttaaagcctttggacacttttggtacagaaaacaaattaaaagttcacagatttacaagtaacttcagggtttacagaaggtaatggtgaaaggcttctcttgaaatattattccatgaaatgctttacattaaaacaatatcaattctcaatatcaatatcaagaattacggatttgttttaaacacatgtcatgacacggcgaaacatgcggaaacaagggtgggttttcccgttattttctcccgactccgatgaccgattgagcttaaattgagtaggatttgaaactttgcatggtggaagtaagatatagaaaagtttgcggtaacaccatgtaataacaatctctaaatgagttggggtggttctgaaaagaaccgttggattaactcgacgtttcgatcagtatgctctgatcgtcttctggagattcAACTGTCACCAGGAGCATGTTTCCACCTATTCCcgaggctgaaacagggtaaccctcTTCAGTCAGtcaggatgtaggcatgggcatcaCCTACTAGGAGCCCGGTTGGTAGTAAGAATGCACTAAACTTCCCAACttattcaattcagttcaattcaattcaattctggAAATAGTTTCCTCAGTGCTAGAGAAGACCAatcccattgcatattgaccaatctcAACGCaatgaaggtccgacaaataaggtccgacatgcatgcgcgtatgcttggtgcCCGCGGCAGactgtgcagaaaggcattggagaggctcacgtgttcttgctcacacgtgcgtcgtgggcggaagCCTAATGGATCGGGCTATTAGATCAAAGAGCCTGACTTACTTTATTCAGAGAGAAAACAGCAATTTTTGTCTACAATGCAGACCTCTGAAAAggctgaattcagataaaagtctgactTTTCTTATCCCTGCTTAAAATACTTGATGATACTATTAACCTATTAAAACTACTTTGAACAGTCTCAGAAACAAATAAGAAATTCTTGGTGAATTTTACACGACTGTTTTCCCTTTTTACTTGGTTTGAGTCATGGTTAAATTTTTGGCAATTCTCAAATTTATGATCCTGGTGTTCTAGAAATTACTACTGTGGGTAGTACTGGGAACAATTTCATTAATACTGATCAGAACTGACTGTCAGCTATATGAAACAGGACACTGAatacattttattaattttggtttttacccatataccgatgtgtgttagcactgtatactcagtactttccacgagtcctgtgaacaaatgtCACAGGCATTACTcggttactcgggtgggattcgaacccacgacccttgcaattctagagcagtgtcttaccaactagactaccgaggttgcccggtagctagaggcagttcgaatcctatgttttggcagcgggtaccgcaacgatataatagatgttaaatttgcatcgggataaagaatattaattttttggtttttacccatacaccgatgtgtgttagcactgtatactcagtactttcccgagtcctgtgaacaaatatcacaggcatgttactcgggtgggattcgaacccataaatACATTTTGGTGGTCCCTTATCCGAAAGGGTTCCTGCAATAGGAagtgtaaacattttaattataAGGGTTGAAAGTGGTACTCTCTCTAcaggtggaaaaaaaaaaaattctacatttaaaaaacaagttttgtggGGTGTCTTTTACTTTAGTAAATTATTGATAGGGGGGAAAAACATAATGCAGTGTTCTTCATGATTAATAGTGAGACCATGCTAGAAATGTCAGGCTGTTGGATTTTCATTTATACTTACATCACTTTTATTTGACTTTTTCACAGAGGTTCTCGGAGCAGGAACTGGTCTTTTTTTAGTACTTCCAGAGCGGGAgctaaacaaatgaaacaaagaaaagaaaaatcaattaGTCTTTGCTGATTGTTTAGTAACCAAACTCATGCAAAACTTTTTAACCCAGCAGAGTCTTTGAGAAACACTCTGCTAGGATCAAAATGAGAGACCAAAAACCCTTTTAGAGAACACCCCGGCTGCAAGCGGCTTGTACAAAAATGCCTAGAGCGGCGGCCGCAAACGGCCGCAATATTTCACCAATATTTGTTCAAAAAAAGGGGCTCAAAGACAAGGATTGGGCCTGAATTTAGATTTGCCAATGTTTTTGATGTAATCATAGAATCTACGgctcaaaaacaaaaccatgtacACTGTTCTTATGTTTCTTTGAAGTAACataaaggggtaatttctcactcaaataataaaataattcaggTCTGCatccttttttaggcatctgaaagcacacaaatttgtgcagcaagaatgtttttgttctcaatattctcttgcaactttgataacaaatttagtcaaaactttcacagattttttaatttatccatatgttgtaaaacacagtaagattactggtctttgacagtggACCTtccccatgaaatatgctaattacattcacgcatgcataccgaccctgttggttggcaaaagcCATAGAATGGTGCACAAAGCAGGCACGCAaacgcgtctgcgtcacgcacccattaccagtgtacaaaacagcgtgatgttccctcatttttgccaaccaaaacgttagtgcgcacgcgctatgagCAATTTACatgtttcatgggaagggtctattaccacaggtgtctagtgcctttaaaaaaacttgaagACTATCATAATAAATGAAACGGGACGAGAAACCTTGACTCTGGGGTCCTCGAAGAATCTTGCGTCGATTGTGACAGCGGAGTGTCTACAGGTGACAGCACTATATTCTTAGGTGGTGGGCTCTCCGCCGTGGGAATCTGTGGCTCGATACTCAACAGCTGTCTGACATGATTCCCACGCTGGGGATGATTGTGGAACAACACGTCGTGCTGCCCGCAGAAGCTACTGCTGCAGTTGTTGCACAGCACTGTGGCCGGCTCCGTGCCGCAGACGTTGCAGAAGATGATCGGGGGAAATGACACAGGTACGGGACTTGCTTCTATTTGATTGCGCTGGTGGGATCGCCGGCTGGGGTGGATGTGCCACTGTCTGTCGCATGACTCACAGCGTAGGCCGGGACATGTGGGGCACTGCATGTTGGCTGTCTTCTTTCCGCACATGACACACTCAGTCTCCTCTGAGTCGGTGGCTGGGGAAATGTTAGAAATGTGGAGTTTCAGATTTTTGTTTAGGTACACAATTGACAAGTTTTGGGGGCAAAGTCCTGGTGTGCATGTTTTTGCCGTgcttatagaccttatgcattgacgtcatctagcggccatcttagtggaaaaacggtgacgaaacaatcgatacgcacagatttgtacgcgcggcgcacaggattggccaatgaacaacctccttttgacctctaggtgagggcgccctacagaaatgatgtcatgtgcataaggtctattacacATACCGGGGTGTATGTAAATGAActacaaacaaattgacaaccACTGTTTTATGCAACAGCTATTTCAAAGTTATTCATACATGTTGGATTACCCAGCACTTTCAAGATCGGCAAAGAAGTACTTAATATATTTCTATGTTCATAACGGTGAACAAAAAAAGCTCTAAAAATACACACACAGTTATAAGCTAATTATTTGATCTGGCTGTCGAGTTAATAATAACATTGTTCCTGGAAATGGAGTAACTGATATTTCAGTGGATAGGTCACTGCAAATTATCGAAAAGTAAACTCATAAATGGTATCGGCTAAGCAAGTTTGAGTAGACTACATGTGTATCGCAGTATCTAAAAACGACTCCAGTAGGCCGTGGGCAAAGTCTAAAGTTATAAAGTCTAAAGCTACAATGTAGTATCTTGAAAAATTGTGTGCAGTTTTACTTCCTTGTgttctatttttgtttattttattccatTGTTTAAATTATCGATGTTGTGTGTTGTATTTTTGCCGAGTTCTTCCTGTATTCTTACCTGAATAaatccaatcaatcaatcaaaaccacaacaaaacaGTTTGCTGCTTCTGGCTTGTGCAAGTTTCGAAAATTTAACCTTTACACAAAATGAGGCtgtttctgttgtttttgtagTTGGTAATTctgcacagggcccaatttcatagagctgcttactataaagcacaaaaagtagctaagcacaatacaaTATTGCTCACCAGGATAAAATTAACAGCCAaactaccagggcccaatttcatagagctgcttaataaagcaaaaaatctttgctttgtAAACTCAAATTAGCGGCTAccactccactcaattgttatgctaagtaaacaacagctaaatattagtcacaagcaatgtacatggcatgaaatttttgctagtaacatgtgtaaaagaagcaagctattttcgtgctttaagcaaattttttttgcttgataagcagctctatgaaattgggcccatgtcacatacaatttgtgacttgtatcctgctcatttctgctaagtaaaAAATTGTTAAAGTAATATgtgctgctttaaaagcagttctatgaaattgggccaagataaATGATCCAGATTAGCACTCCCctctatagaccgtattgaataaccccttttttgctatgaaaatcgccatcttgtagggcaaaccgtatgcgcgtccaaacgcgcacatcaatgaagcatgcaTCACACagcattcctggtttgatttctacagcaAATGCACGCACACATGCACACACACGTGCACAGACGCCATTAAACGGTGCCATCATATTCAATACGATCTATTggtcaaaaaagaagaagctcAATAGCAAGATCTCAGACAACGTGTTGAATTCcaatcagggccaaatttcataaaacctgtaagcacaaaacttgcttagtacagacaaatttttgttgtgcaaaaataggttaccccTGCTCCAGAATAGGGGTAAGAGGTATGTGGTAAAACCCTGGGATAGTCTTGAATCATGCAACCGGAACCCTGCAGATTAGAGACTCGTGTGTGAAAGTGAGGGGCAAAACAAATCCAGAGGCCTCCCCAGAGATGTATTCCATTGGGATAAAAGATACAAtatcaatttcaatttcaattcacttTTATTATCCGGgatgggaaattcatttcggcCTTTTATACAACAAACTTACTTAAAATTACTATCTACCATAAAACAGACTACACTACAGGCCACAAAGTCTATAAAAATATACAACATGAAAAGCTGAATTTAAAAAGATTGATTTTAcccaaaaaatatttcagaaaatCTAAAaaagatacagtgtgaaaagtGCTTTAGAGTTAACTTACCCTTCATCTGATCAGCCTGACCCCTGACATGAACCACAGCACTTGTCTGCTTAGCAGGCTGCGGATTGATCTCCTGCGTCGAGTCCTTAACTGTTACAACGCACTCTGGATTCTGGGCGAAGTACCCAAAGCCTTTATTACCGGGCACCTGGCTGCCCTTAGAAGCAAGATTCCCGATCTTACTGACGATCCCATCATTGTTTGAGAAGACATTCTCCGAGAATGCGTAATGCTGGGGTTTACTCGCGATGACCGGCGCTTGAGATTGCTTCAACtggatgttgtttggtggattccGTGTTGGGAACGGCTGAGACTGGTTGGGGACATTCTCGTAGATGGTCGCCCGCCCCTCTTCCGGGCGACGCACAAAGAACGACTTTGGAGTGCCCGAGGGCGAGTCGCCCGGGATCTGGATCATGGTCATGGTGCCGTCGAGGCAGTCCTTGATGCGGTAGGGGTAAGGGTGCTGCTTCAGATGGTACATGTCGATCTCCGTCTTGGCGATCGCGAGGTCGGCGGTTATGTTGGCAACGACGTCCGGGTCGGCAGATTCTGAATCGGTAGGAAAGCTCAAACCATCCTCGACCACTTCTGAGTATCCCATAAGCTGCAATATGTGTCTGGCACCCTGTGAGTAATCAAAGGTAAATGGATACTGGTAAAACTCACATAAAGCAAGTGTCCGACTCCAATGCTAAACATACAGAGTgaacatttcaacaaaaatatggTGATGCtgcaaaagggggggggggggctgtattTGAACCATTTATATTATGTCAAGAAGTTTGAGAATTATTTGCCAACACCGATGTGTACaaagtactttccagagttctgcaaaaaaaatcatttaagcATACAATGTATTTCTCGCAGGGATGCCAGTGgctctttccttcagagcctgaaaaagaatttaaagaaaaagtggtcaccgcccccccccccagaccaaaaaactataaaaaacataacagcacttttttaataaaacataaagaaaaagaaaattctgaCCATCCCCGCCCCCCTCTTGCCAAAAAGGCAGGCATAGTCTGATTTTAGTCTTGAATTTTCCGTTTGTATAATatcacaaatttcaaaacataaaaaaaacgatCTTACCCTCTTATTTCTGCCTTTATAGTATTGTTTTTTCAACCATGTTGATGGGTTCGTATTAATGTGAGGATCGGTTgaataaaaaacttcttttgCAGTTATACTCGGttggaattcaaacccacaacttttGCCATTCAAACTTCGTCTACTTacctaccgggcaatctcggtggtctcagcaaaagttgtgggttcgaaaccccaCCCCAATTATATGCCTGTGGACTTTCTTTTTCACAAGactttgggaaagtactgagcatacagtgctctttttaatagatgttacatttgcatcagggaaaaataaaaaaataatatttgcttTTAGCCATACACTAGTAAAGCACACTATCTATTTCCATTCAATCGATACAGTTAATTCAAttgatctataaaaaaaaattctccaatcaatcaatcaatcaattttcCATTCAGTCAATAGTTTCTCaatcagtttttttgtaaatcaataaagttttttttaataaattatttccAATCATACatatatcaaataaaataaagataacaaaatttttaaaatatgatGAATAAAACccgtttttaaataaaattgtgcaaaaaaaacCATTCAGAACTTGCCTAAAAACTTAACTGCTAAACAACCAAACAGGCCAAAGTGATACAATTAAGAAAGGCAAAGTATTATCTTAAAGTCACACCTACCTTTATAATGTCCACCCTCGTCCGAAAGACACTATTCGCAAAGAAGATACACTTCCATAGCGTGGGGCGTTTGGGTCTCAGCAAGTTCCGTCCGTACTTCTCCAGCAGACCTAGAGCCGACACAAGAATCTTCAAACTTTCCTCTCCCTGTACGAGGAAGTAGAGACAGAAAAAAATGTAGCCGTGACGCAAAGAGGAGGGAAGTAATCAACTCCAACTTCTAATCAGAAGGAACTGGAGTACTGTCGGCTTGCAAACCCGAACCAAACCGCAGACTGTCATAGTTCCTTCCTGAAGCCCCCCGAAAAGTCTCTCTCCGTCAAGAACATATATAATAGGGGTGGGATAAGGGGTTCCCCAGCAGGGGAAGGTACCCCACGATGACAGTAAAGTAACAACACAAAACAGATGAAATGAACGAGCTATGAATCATAAACTCTAACTGCATATGTCGggtatcaaaaagaaaaaatgttgatttgacTATGAGCCAAAAAGAAACCGGAAGAGTGGGATTGCCGAGTGCGTTGAGCGTGGG is part of the Asterias rubens chromosome 4, eAstRub1.3, whole genome shotgun sequence genome and harbors:
- the LOC117289058 gene encoding E3 ubiquitin-protein ligase RNF31-like, giving the protein MDTPCTTAAALQRPSVLVPKQEEPIATAVDSKYANLDNKVLETVKELHVQLEILLKTIPLDESRIQTTLDTIVSQNCPLPAKFSRIDVSDLLKKNKNIRGEESLKILVSALGLLEKYGRNLLRPKRPTLWKCIFFANSVFRTRVDIIKGARHILQLMGYSEVVEDGLSFPTDSESADPDVVANITADLAIAKTEIDMYHLKQHPYPYRIKDCLDGTMTMIQIPGDSPSGTPKSFFVRRPEEGRATIYENVPNQSQPFPTRNPPNNIQLKQSQAPVIASKPQHYAFSENVFSNNDGIVSKIGNLASKGSQVPGNKGFGYFAQNPECVVTVKDSTQEINPQPAKQTSAVVHVRGQADQMKATDSEETECVMCGKKTANMQCPTCPGLRCESCDRQWHIHPSRRSHQRNQIEASPVPVSFPPIIFCNVCGTEPATVLCNNCSSSFCGQHDVLFHNHPQRGNHVRQLLSIEPQIPTAESPPPKNIVLSPVDTPLSQSTQDSSRTPESSSRSGSTKKRPVPAPRTSVKKSNKSDSSQPNLSPVEGSKFDDDVFNGQAKPAYADLKVQAREITRTQSDTMPIKTKTAPSSNPEPFYSLPANTNNVTALLENVVKRDIAVLQKIRGLRSAITTEGLAVEGSLKAEERHLLAEHTLLLKKQKELEESMKGLGLSSSTEEVEVVRKDPVASKESHVKPSPRSVAQDVIPTTPVKTVGAAVNLDEVSRQTVQKTQAVPTPTRRRSTSPPVPQKPNFASKSQHAEQRHSPADSTPLEAQSGSVSTPSADVYKPPQVSPRPQLSATGPGRVQQLATNIRLTTPAGNNNSVRLEAWFCPQCGDHNTSLQCLRCKTQMPLSSNTGPSVAALGQQLGSAIPVGVPQTLAKPSVKMQRDVQPPQGWVDSQIGDSQQSTAGATVGAAATAGDKPQPLHNFFLLQQLDEIAVEKQRAKEEDERNQAREKEEVIMTQTGLFITPRSRKLRTMVSPDPPAAGPTKKQPILNQVAAAGLAQVIRTEDRRRLDEQWAQSLAYIKLLQDAEDCGFLPEDVMVATESINRTGGQQGQELQWLQSNWEDYIYTVVAMSTNHLKNEVGQSVGVVTSQEAMMALRKHYGCVEKAVEECVGAVQRRVLSLVDLGFDYQRVYESLADVEGKTDDALIRLNKGLAKGFADRIWQEDNEDLDTQERVILNHGAEDRLVTVNRRLRLLLADYELPSWGRAETAARLIDTRKYATEDAIIAARECGDFQRATQYLEKTCSICYTEFPMNKLNTLINCQCTICLECLQNHFTVVVRDRNILNATCPACDMPDLREGEVDAMSDYFGFLDMLLKGFLDEATYGLFQNKLLMWNLMKQDDFRWCSHCGNGFINEAPGRRKMRCPECNKLTCFQCKKPWMDQHENITCDEFQAWKEANDPNAQLQGLAIHLKENGIDCPKCKMRYELAKGGCMHFKCGMCTHEFCSGCNAPFKKDCRKFSNCLGKGLHAHHPRDCLFYLRDLDINTLKKHLKKHNIDYKRNHPASQEAVCTVMEQKEGPGGLADALCGRDTVRSGLCEIHYKEYLVSKMNQNRIDPADGFNIEGLCIILFRNNLPSPARADNEPEATYRERMLQEVKRNLPLEEKNPRDRSQSVN